The DNA window CATTACCTGCGGTGGCAGCAGGAGCCTGAGACGCTTGATGCGTCGTGGCGGCACTTCTTCGAGGGGTTTGAACTCGGTCGAGTGGATGGCGCCCCACCAGGAACCGAGCCGCCGGGAGAGGGCAGGCCCCCGGCCTCGACGGCGGTTGAGGTCGAGCCCGAGGCGCTGGAACAGGCCCGTGCCCAGGCCGCCGTCACCCGCCTGGTCGACACCTACCGCGAGGTCGGCCACTATCTTGCCGATCTCGACCCCTTGAAGCTCGCCGGCCGTCGCGAGACCTACGACCCGCTCGACCTGAGCGAGTTCGGCCTGGGTGAGCAGCATCTCGACCAGCCCTTTTTCACCCGGCTGTTCGACCCGCCGCAAGCCACGCTCCGCGAGCTGCTGGAGGTGCTGCGCCGCACCTACTGCGGCACGATCGGAGTCGAGTACATGCACATCCGCGACCGGAAGATCCGCACCTGGTTGCAGGATCGGATGGAGCCGGTGCGCAACCACCCGCGGTTCGACATCAAGAAGAAGCGGCGGATTCTCTGGAAGCTCAACGCCGCGAGCCTGTTTGAAACCTTCCTGCATTCCCGCTACGTGGGGCAAAAGCGCTTCTCGCTCGAAGGGGGCGAGATGCTCATTCCCTTGCTCGACGCGATCGTCGAGCGGTCGGCCAACTTCGGGGTCAAGGAGATCGTGCTGGGCATGCCCCACCGCGGGCGGCTGAACGTGCTGGCAAATATCCTGCACAAACCCTACAGCCTGATCTTCCACGAGTTCGAAGGGAACATGCCCAAGACCGTCGGCGGCGACGGCGACGTGAAGTACCACCTCGGCTTCTCGGCCGACCACGTCGGGGCCAACGGCCACTCGGTCCACCTCTCCTTGACGGCCAACCCGAGCCACCTGGAAGCCGTCAACCCAGTCGTTGAAGGGCGCATTCGGGCCAAGCAGCGTCTGTACAAGGATCGCGATCGGAAGCTCGGCCTGCCAATCCTGATCCACGGCGACGCCGCCTTCGCCGGCCAGGGCTTGGTGGCCGAAACCCTGAACCTGTCGCAACTGCCCGGCTACCGGACCGGCGGCACGATTCACATCGTCGTCAACAACCAGATTGGCTTCACCACCGCGCCGTTCGACGGCCGGTCGAGCCGATACGCGACCGACGTGGCCAAGATGATCGAGGTGCCGATCTTCCACGTCAACGGCGACGACCCCGAGGCGGTCGTCTACGTCGGCGAACTGGCGACCGAGTTCCGCGAGACGTTCGGCCTGGACGTCGTCATCGACATGGTCTGCTACCGCAAGCACGGCCATAACGAGAGCGACGAGCCGGCCTTCACTCAGCCGGTCATGTACGAGGCGATCCGTCAGCACCCCCCCGTGCTGGAGGTCTACACGAAGCAATTGATCGACTCGGGCGACCTGACTCAGGAAGAAGCCGAGACCCTCGAAGAAACCTTCCGCGAAAAGCTCGAATCCATTTACAAGGAAGTCCACGACGCCACCGAGGCCCCCGAGATCGCCCAGCCCGGCTTCAAAGGCCCCTGGGACGGCCTTCGTCCTGAGTACGACTGGAACCCGGTCGAGACCGGCGTGCCCGCCGATCGGCTCGCCCTGATTACCGAGCGCATGGCCGCCGTTCCCGAAGGCTTCACCCGCAACCGCAAGCTCGACCGCATCTTCGGCGCCCGGGTGCAGGCCATGACCGACGGCGGGCCGATTGACTGGGCCTTCGCCGAGCTTTTG is part of the Tautonia rosea genome and encodes:
- a CDS encoding 2-oxoglutarate dehydrogenase E1 component; its protein translation is MNRSTVASRWNQDLIEAHYLRWQQEPETLDASWRHFFEGFELGRVDGAPPGTEPPGEGRPPASTAVEVEPEALEQARAQAAVTRLVDTYREVGHYLADLDPLKLAGRRETYDPLDLSEFGLGEQHLDQPFFTRLFDPPQATLRELLEVLRRTYCGTIGVEYMHIRDRKIRTWLQDRMEPVRNHPRFDIKKKRRILWKLNAASLFETFLHSRYVGQKRFSLEGGEMLIPLLDAIVERSANFGVKEIVLGMPHRGRLNVLANILHKPYSLIFHEFEGNMPKTVGGDGDVKYHLGFSADHVGANGHSVHLSLTANPSHLEAVNPVVEGRIRAKQRLYKDRDRKLGLPILIHGDAAFAGQGLVAETLNLSQLPGYRTGGTIHIVVNNQIGFTTAPFDGRSSRYATDVAKMIEVPIFHVNGDDPEAVVYVGELATEFRETFGLDVVIDMVCYRKHGHNESDEPAFTQPVMYEAIRQHPPVLEVYTKQLIDSGDLTQEEAETLEETFREKLESIYKEVHDATEAPEIAQPGFKGPWDGLRPEYDWNPVETGVPADRLALITERMAAVPEGFTRNRKLDRIFGARVQAMTDGGPIDWAFAELLAFGSLMLEKTPVRLSGQDSRRGTFSQRHASVVDVQTGERYYPLNHIDPGNQAEFCVFDSMLSEAAVLGFDYGYSLDAPHMLICWEAQFGDFVNGAQVIIDQFIVSGESKWGRSSGIVLLLPHGYEGQGPEHSSARLERFLQLCAEDNIQVVNCTTPAQHFHLLRRQVRRNFRKPLVVMTPKSLLRHKRCVSGVDQFTSGHFREVLDDATTTPESVRRVVVCSGKVYYDLLARREAMGKAAEVALIRLEQFYPFPAALLTSALDRYANATEWVWAQEESQNMGGWFFVAPRLEELTGRKFQYVGRDASASPATGSNSVHNREQDELVEAAIGAPVLPHLVTAMAGRKTSAPASVNGQR